TGTCCCCAACAAACTGGAGTGAACGCATGCACCTCGGCATCGCCGCCGACCACGGCGGGTTCGAACTCAAACACAGGTTGATCGATGAGCTGCAGAACCAGGGGCATACCCTGATCGATTTTGGTGCTGCGAACCTCGATCCGACTGACGACTACCCCGACTTCGTCATCCCCCTGGCCAGAGCGGTGGCCGCAGGAACCATAGAGCGCGGCATCGCCATCTGTGGCAGCGGTGTCGGAGCCTCGGTGGTCGCCAACAAGGTCGACGGGGTGCGCGCCGCCCTGGTCCATGACTCCTTCAGCGCCCACCAGGGGGTCGAGGACGACGCGCTGAACCTGATGTGTCTCGGTGCACGGGTTATCGGTCCTTCCCTGGCCATAGAACTTGCGGGCATATTTCTGCAGGCCCGTTTCTCTAAAGCCGAACGGCACCAGCGCCGCCTGTCCAAGGTCGCGCGCCTGGAAGAGGACAATTAAAATCGCACGATAAGGAGCAATCCATGTCCAAAGTCTCCAGCATAACCACCCTGTTCCTCGATATCGGCGGGGTGCTGTTAAACAACGGCTGGGATCGCCAGATGCGCAGACTGGCGGCCCAACATTTTGATCTCGATTACGAGGAGCTGAACGAACGCCATCACCTGATCTTCGACAGCTATGAAAAGGGACAGCTGAGTCTTGAAGCTTATCTTGAACGCATCGTTTTCTACCGGCAACGCAGCTTCTCCCCCGAAGAGTTCAGGGCCTTCATGTACGCCCAGTCGCAGGCCTGCCCTGAAATGATTGAACTGATTCGTCGACTCAAAGCGCGTTACCAGCTGAAGATTGTCGCCGTCAGCAACGAGGGGCGCGAACTCAACGCCCACCGCATAGAGAACTTTGGCCTGACCGCGGTCATCGATTTTTTCGTCTCCTCCTGCTACGTGCATCTGCGCAAGCCCGACCCGGAGATCTTCCGCATGGCCATCGACATGGCTCAGGTTAATCCAGGTCAGGTCATCTACATCGATGATCGGGAAATGTTTATCGACGTGGCCCAGAGCCTTGAAATCCGCGGAATTCTTCACCGTGACGTCAAAACCACCGGCGCAGAACTGGCCAGGCTCGGCCTGACCCTGAACTGAACTGAAAGAGACTGAACCTAAGGCATAAGGAGACAACAGAATGACCACAAAAATTGCCGAAATCGGCATGATCGGATTGGGTGTCATGGGCCGCAACCTGTTACTGAACATGGCCGATCACGGCTTTGTCGTGGCCGGTTATGACCGGGACGCGGACAAAGTCGCCGCCCTTGCCACCGAAGGGAGCGGCAAAAAGGTTGCCGCCGAGCAGAACATCAGCGCCTTTCTCAACTGCCTGAAACTGCCGCGCGCCATCATGCTGCTGGTGCCGGCGGGGGCGCCGGTGGATGCCGTCATCGCCGAACTGCTGCCGCAGCTTGACACAGGGGATCTGATCATCGACGGCGGCAACTCGCACTTTATCGATACCGCGCGCCGCACTCAGGAATTGGCAGCGCAGGGGTTCGAGTTCCTCGGGGTCGGCGTCTCCGGCGGCGAAGAAGGCGCCCGAAGGGGGCCAAGCATGATGCCCGGTGGTTCAAAAAAGGCCTATGCGCGGGTCCAGAGGCTTTTCGAAACCGTCGCCGCCAAAGTCGCTGACGAACCATGTGTCACCTGGCTCGGCCCCGGCGCGGCGGGCCACTACGTCAAGATGGTCCACAACGGCATCGAATACGGTCTGATGCAGCTCATCGCCGAAAGCTACGACCTGATGAAGCGCGGCCTTGGACTCAATAACGCCCAGCTGCACGAGATCTACCGAAAATGGAACCAGGGGATTCTCAGCGGCTTTTTGCTCGAGATCACCGCCGACATCTTCGCCCAACCCGACGAACGCACCGGCCGCGACCGCATCGACCTGATTCTGGATGCCGCGCGCCAGAAAGGGACCGGAATGTGGACCAGCCAGGAAGCGATGCAACTTCAGGTGCCGATCCCGGTGATCGATATGGCGGTAATGATGCGCGATCTTTCCGGCGACAAGGCCGAGCGCGATCTGCTTGCAAGCGCGCTGGATTCCTCATCGCGGCCCGCTCCAGAAGGTGCTGAAGGAGATCAGCAAGACCTCATCGATGCACTGGAGAATGCCCTGTTTGCGGCCATGCTGCTGACCTACGTCCAGGGGATGGCCCTGCTGCATAAGGCATCAACAGAGCATGGCTATGATCTGCAACTGGCGGAGGTCGCGAAAATCTGGCGCGGCGGCTGCATTATCCGTGCGGCCCTGCTCGACGACCTGTGGAGCGCCTACAGCAAGCAGCCGCAGCTCGCCCATCTGCTGCTCGACCGACGGCTGACACAAAAGGTCCTCGACCGGCAGCAGGACCTGCGCCGGGTCGTAAGCAGCGCGACAGAACAGGGGATTCCAGTGCCGGCGCTGATGACCTCCCTGGCTTATTTTGACGCCTATCGCAGCGCCCGGCTACCAGCCAACCTGATCCAGGCGCAACGCGACTATTTTGGTGCCCACACCTATGAGCGGATCGACGCCACAGGAACCTTCCACAGTGAATGGCAACGGAGCTGAGCCTATGGAACGCAACAATCAACCCCAACCAACCGTGTTTGTCATCTTCGGCGCCAGCGGCGACCTGGCCTGGCGAAAACTGATTCCGGCCCTTTACAACCTCTATCTTGATGACGAGCTGCCCAAGCGCCTGGCGATCCTTGGAATCGGTCGCAAGGCTATCAGCGATGAGGAATTTCGCGCGCACCTGCGGGATGGCGTCGATCAGTTCTCACGCCGCGGCAAGACGGAGAAAAAGTCGTGGGACGAATTCGCCGCCCACCTTAACTATCTCGCCGGCGACCTGGCCGAAAAGCAGACCGGTACGGCGCTGGCGGAACAATTGAGACAGTTCGATCAAACCTGGGGCCTCGAGGCGAACCGGATCTTCTACCTGGCTATCCCGCCGGCCCTGGCTGAAACCGTCGCCGGCCAGCTTGCCAGGCTCGAGCTGTGCAAAGATTGCCGGCGCGACCGCCTGGTGGTGGAGAAGCCCTTCGGTCACGACCTGGCCTCGGCGCGCGCCCTCGACCTGACCCTGACCGGGATGTTCTCGGAAAATCAGATCTATCGCATCGACCATTATCTGGGCAAGGAGACGGTGCAGAACCTGCTCGCCTTCCGCTTCGCCAATGCCCTGTTCGAACCGATCTGGGATCGCCGCTATATCGATCATGTCCAAATTACCGTGGCCGAAACCGTGGGGGTTGGCAGTCGCGGCGGCTACTATGAACATGCCGGCGCCCTGCGCGACATGGTACAGAATCATCTGCTGCAGATCCTCTGCCTTATCGCCATGGAGTCGCCGGTCTCCTTCGACGCCGATGAGATCCGCAACAAAAAAGTCGACGTGCTGCGGGCGATTCACCCGATCAAGCCGGACAAGGTGCATCAGTACGCCGTCCGCGGCCAGTACGGCAAGGGGCAGATCGGCACGCAGAAGACCCCCGGTTACCGCCAGGAAGAGGGCGTCGCACCGGACTCCAGCACCGAAACCTTTGCCGCCCTGCGGCTGTTCATCGACAACTGGCGCTGGCAGGGGGTGCCCTTCTACCTGCGCACCGGCAAGTGCCTGGCCGATAAGGTCTCGCAGGTCTCGATTTTGTTCCGTCCCGTCCCCCATCAGTCCTTTCCGGCCAGTGCGGTCGAGAACTGGCAGCCCAACCGGCTGGTGATCCGCATTCAACCCGAAGAGGGGATCACCCTGCGCATTCAGGCCAAGCAGCCCGGCACACGCATGGTCCTCGCCCCGGTTGATATGCAGTTCTGCTACAGCGACGCCTTTAACACCACCGCGCCGGAAGCCTACGAGACCCTGCTGCTTGATGTGATGCGCGGCGACGCCACGCTCTTCATGCGCGCCGATCAGGTCGAAAAGGCCTGGGAGGTCATCGCCCCGGTGCTGGAGAGCTGGACCTCGGTGCCGGCTGGCGATTTCCCCGACTATCGCCCTGGCAGCTGGGGGCCCGAGGCGGCGGCGGCGTTGCTGACCCAGGACGGGCGCAACTGGTTTGAGCCGGTCGCAAGCAGCGCCAAATGTGGGGAGCAAGAGGACAAAGAGTGATGATTCAGATCTTCGATGACAAGGAGCAGCTGAGTCAGGCTGCGGCCAAACTGTTTGCTGAAGAGGCCTGCAAGGCCGTAGCCGCGCGCGGGCGCTTTTGCGTCGCCCTTGCGGGTGGCAGCACCCCGCGTCAGACCTATCATCAGCTGGCGCTCGCGCCGCTGTGCGAGCAGATCCCCTGGTCACAGGTCCACATCTTCTGGGGTGATGAACGCTGTGTGCCCGGAGATGACCCACGCAGCAACGCCCGCATGGCCCACGAGGCGCTGCTTGACCGGGTGCCGATCCCCGCCGCACAGATCCATGCGATGACCTGCACTAGAAATCCCGAGGCCAGCGCAAGACGCTATCAAGCCCTGCTGCAGAAATTCTTTGAGCCTGATGCGCCGCGCTTCGACCTGATTTTGCTCGGTCTGGGGGAAGACGGCCACACCGCCTCGCTGATTCCGGGGACTGCGGCGCCGCAGGAGCGCGTGCGGCTGGTTACCCCGGTGCAAAAACCGGGGGAGGACTTCAGCCGCCTCAGCCTGACCGCCCCGCTCATCAACCAGGCCCGGATGGTGGCCTTTCTGGTCTCAGGTCCGGCCAAAGCCAAAATTTTGCGCCAGGTCCAAGCCGGACCGCGCGATCAATTCCCTGCGCAGCTGATCGCCCCACTGAATGGTGACCTCTGCTGGCTGGTTGACAAGGCGGCAACGGAGCAGGCTTCCTGATGGAGCTCTGGATTCAACAATTCGGGTATCTGGCAGTTCTGGTGGGAACCTTTCTGGAGGGGGAGACCATTCTGGTGCTGGCCGGGTTTGCCGCTCATCGCGGCTATCTGCATCTTTCCGGGGTCATTATCGCCGCGTTTATTGGCACCCTGTTCGGCGACCAGCTGTTCTTCTATCTGGGCTGGAAACACAGCGATTATCTGCTGAAGCGGCGCCCACACTGGCAGCCGCGCCTGGAACGGGCTCAAAGGTTGATCCGCAACTATCAGATCTCGATTATGCTCGGGTTCCGCTTCCTCTACGGCTTACGCACCATCACGCCGTTCGCCCTCGGTATGAGTAAAGTGCCCTTACGCCTGTTTATCCCTTTTAACGTCATCGGTGCCCTGGTCTGGGCCGTTTTTTTTGGCAGCGCCGGCTACCTGTTCGGCCGGACCCTCGAAATCTTCCTGGGTGATGTAAAACGCTATGAGCGCTGGGCCTTTGCTGCGCTGATTGCTATTAGCTTGACAGGCTGGGTTATTTATCTGGTAAGACGGAAGCGCCATTCCGATCAAAACCCTGTGCCGAAAGCCTGATGCATATGCAAACAAGAAGACTCATCTTTCTCCTCTCCTCCGCGGCCCCATGCCGATGACCTGGTTTTTATCCCATATTGTTCTGCTCCTCGGCTTCTGCCTGGCCCTGGTGGTGATTGCCCGGATGATCCGTCAGCGCCGCTCACCGGCAGGATCTCTGGCCTGGCTGCTTATCATGGTGCTTGTCCCCTATTTCGGGATTCCCCTGTACCTGATGTTGGGTGGACGCAAAACGCGCCGCCTGGCCGACAGCAAAACCGACCTGGCGCTTCAGGATCAGCAATCGCCACCCCCGCAAGAAATCCCGGAGATTGATCGCCTGCTGCGCTCTTACGGTATTCCAGGCGCGAGTGCCGGCAATCGGGTCCAGCTGTGTCTTTCGGGGGAAGAAGGGTATACCGCCCTGACGGAGCTGATCGATCAGGCGCGAGAGAGCCTCTGGGTCAGCACCTTCATCCTGTCTCCGGATGTGGTCGGCCGCGATATCATCGAACGGCTCGCGTGCCGGGCTGCGGCAGGGATCAAGGTGAAAGTGCTGCTCGATGGCGTCGGTTCGCTGCACACCGGCAAACACGCCCTGGCACCACTGAGGCGCGCCGGTGGGGAGGTCGCTTTTTTCATGCCGGTCTTGCATCGCCCCTTTCGTGGCCGCACCAACCTGCGAAACCATCGTAAGGCCGTCATCGCCGACGATTTACGGGTCTGGGCCGGGGGAACCAATATCGCCGCCGAGTACATAGGCCCGATCCCGGTGCCAGAGCGCTGGTGCGATCTGTCTTTCCTGCTGGAGGGTCCTGCCACCCGGCATTATTTGAGCGTCTTCGATTCCGACTGGCAATTTGCCACCGGACGAGAACACACTCCGCCGCAAAAATGTCCGCGATCCTCTACACCCGCCGGGAACGCCATTCTGCAGGTGGTGCCCTCAGGACCGGATGTTAATGGTGACCCGCTTTACGCCGCGCTGATTTCAGCCGTTTTTCAGGCAAGAGAACGTTTATGGATTGTGACCCCCTATTTTATACCCGATGAAACCCTGGCCGAGGCTCTGAATCTGGCCGCCCACCGTGGGGTCGATGTGCAGGTCCTGGTACCGGCAAAGTCGAATCATCGCCTGGCAGATATGGCGCGCGGTCCTTACCTCCGTGACCTGCAGGCCGCTGGTGGGCAGATTCAGCTCTACCAACCGGGAATGCTGCACGCCAAGGCTCTTCTGGCCGATAACCACCTGGCGATCCTCGGCTCGGCCAACTTCGACATGCGCAGCCTTTTTTTGAACTATGAAACGGGGCTTCTGATTTATAGTCCGTCTGAGATTAAACAGGTTCATGCCTGGATCGAGACCATCCTGCATGATTGCCGCTCCGGCATCGGGACAGTCGGCGTACTGCGCGACTTAAGCGAAGGTGTGGCAAGGATGCTGGCCCCCATGCTTTGAACGATGACACAGGGGGGTTATACAACCGCGAAAACTTTGTGGTACATACCATTATGGAGAACAGATGTTAAAAACAGCTTGTCATAAAAACAGACTGACTGGTGCCATGCTCATCGCTTGCCTGTTTCTGGGGGCCTGTTCAGCCTGGGGGAGCGAATCAACCCTTAAATATGGCCGTTTCGGCAAACTCACCCTCTATCAAACCTCGGCGCAGCCGAACCATGTGGTGCTGTTCGTCTCCGGTGATGGCGGCTGGAATCTGGGCGTGATCGACATGGCCAGAAGTCTGGCTGGCCTCGATGCCCTGGTCGTCGGGATCGATATCACCCATTACCTGCGCCAGCTTCGCCGCTCATCCGAGAACTGCTCTTACCCTGCAGCTGATTTCGAGAACCTGTCGAAGTTTATCCAGATGAAGCTGGGCTTCGAACACTACCAGACCCCGGTGCTGGTCGGCTATTCATCGGGCGCAACCCTGGTTTATGCCCTACTGGCCCAGGCGCCGCCAAACACCTTCCGCGGAGCCATTTCATTGGGTTTCTGCCCCGACCTGCCGCTCAACAAGCCCTTCTGCGCCGGTCACAGCCTGACGAGCAAACCCGATCCGGCGAATCACGGTTATGATTTTCTCCCCACCTCTGAGCTTAAAAATCCCTGGATCGTCTTTCAGGGGACCATCGATCAGGTGTGTAACGCTGGCGCGGTCGAGACCTTTGTCAAGGGGGTCAACAATGCCGAAACGATCCTGCTGCCCAGGGTCGGCCACGGCTTTTCGGTCCAGAAAAACTGGCTGCCCCAATTTCGCGCGGCGTTCACCCGCCTGATTGCATCGGACAAGAGCGGCAAGGCCACAGACCAACCGGCCTCCGTAGTCACAGATCTTCCCCTGATCGAGCTTCCTGCTAACGGCCCGGCCAGCAACCTGCTCGCGATAATTCTCAGCGGCGACGGCGGCTGGGCGTCCATCGATCGGGACATCGGCACAACCCTGGCGGCCAGAGGGATTCCAGTAGTCGGCCTCAATACCCTGAGGTATTTCTGGACCCCCAGCTCACCGGAGCAGTCCGCCCGGGATCTCGAACGGATCCTGCGCCACTATATGTCAGCCTGGAAACGCGAGCGGGTGGTGCTGATCGGCTTTTCGCTGGGCGCCGACGTGCTGCCGTTCATGGCCAGCCGTCTGCCGGACAAGCTGCAATCCCGGATCGCGACAGTTGCACTGCTCAACCCGGGGAAAACGGCCAGTTTCGAATTTCACCTGAGCGACTGGATGGGCGGAGGCGGGCCCCCCGGGCGACCGATCGCCCCGGAACTTGCCCGACTGCAGGGACTGAACGTGCTCTGTGTCTACGGCAGGAACGAAAAAGACAGTCTCTGCCGTGACCTGAAACCAGACCGTCTGACCAAAAGCGTTGGGCTGGATGGTGGGCATCACTTCGACGGAGACTACAAGAAACTGGTTGAGTTGATTTTGGCCGAGGTCGACACAAAATAATTGATTCTGCGGGCTGCTCTCAGTTGCCGTCAAATGGGGGCATGCGCACTGACGGCAATGAGCTTGTCATCGACCTCTACCCCTGCCAGGGATTCATGAATAAACCTCTCACCTCGCTTGATTTTTAACCGGCCGCGGTAACCGGACCAAGCACTGCTACGATCTCAGCCAGTCGCGCTTCAGCATCAGATTCACCGATTTCAAGCAGTCGCTTCAAGTAACCAGGTTCAAACATAATCATACTCAGCCAATCAGGACTCAAGGTTCTGTGTGTCCCTATGCCTCGCATCAAATGGCGAAACAGCCCCGACAGATGAGCTTCAAATTGGCCGGAAAGTTCGCCGATATCGCAGGAAGGACGCAACATAAAGAGTTCAACCGGGGATGGCCCGGGATCTAACCCCTGAGGGATTTTACTGAGCAGAAAGTTGACCATCTCAAGCGACCGCGCGTCCTGATCGAGCACATCCAGAAAGACCGAATTCATCATCGTGCCCAGAATCTGAGCCGGGGGTGGATAACCATGCACCATCGAAACATTTGCCTCTGCCATCGAGCGCTCATAGCGGGTCGAGATTACCAGAATTTTCCCGGCTCCCAGGTGCAGCGCTGGCGAGAGTGGAGCCGATTGACGGATTCCGCCATCGCCGAACCAGTTGTCCCCAACCTGAACGGCCGGAAAAAAAAGCGGCAGGGCCGCCGAAGCCATAATGTGCTCTACCGTCACTTCGGTTGATACACTTCGCCGGTGCGGGCGTTCCCACATCCTCATCCCCCGTCCCTGAACCCAGGTCACTGCCTGTCCCGTCCCGTAATTGGTCCCGGTAATCGCCAGGGCCTTCAGCGACCCCCGTCGCAGGTTCGCCCTGACCCCGGTCAAGAGGCCATCATGAGGAGCAAGTTGTTCCAGCAGCAACTTCAGCAGCGGAGAAGTATCCACCAGCCCACGGACTGAAGGAGAAATTCCCAGTCCGCCAAACAACAGATTGATTCCCCAGCGCGAGACGATTTTAGCCAGACTCCAACTGTCGGTACGAAAAACCTGTTCGACCTCAAGCCCCGACCACAACCTGGCAAGGTCAGCCACAGCCTCTGCAAAGCTCCCGCTATGGTTGGCGAGAAAAGCCGCATTGATTGCGCCTGCCGAAACGCCGGTTAAAATTGGAATCTGCAGCTCAGGATAATGTCTGGCAAGGCAGCGTAAAAACCCAACCTGATATGCTGCCCGGGCACCACCTCCGCTCAACACCAGAGCCAGATCATTTTTTAAATTTGCCATATACTTATCTTCACTGACCTCGCGTGAGAAGAGCAACCCTCGTTGATCGATAAGTGTACCTTTTTTTGCGCCACTGTTCTCGGCAAATAACTGACCCAATCGGCCTGAGACGGACAGGTTGTCCCTGATTTGGATTAAAATCTACCGGGTGAGTATGCTAATCTCCTCCAGCTGATTCTTTATGTGCGAAAGGTAAAAACCTGGCATGAAGATCTAACCGGAAAAAGCGAAAGGCTTGAGTATGCGCCACCTGGAAAATCACCGGACTCAACGCATCGGCTGGCTGCGCGCCGCCGTTATGGGGGCGAACGACGGGATTGTCTCGACCGCCAGCCTGATGGTCGGCGTCGCCGCGGCCCAGTCTACGCGCAGCAGTATTCTGGTGGCCGGGGTCGCTGGACTGGTGGCCGGCGCGATGTCCATGGCCGCGGGAGAATATGTGTCGGTCAGTTCGCAATCCGATACCGAGCAGGCCGACTTAACAAAAGAGCGACAGGAACTGCTGACCGATCCGGTCCATGAACTGGCTGAATTGACGGCTATCTATGTCGATCGGGGACTTGATGAGGATCTGGCGGGGCAGGTCGCAATCCAACTGACCAATCACAACGCGCTGGAAGCCCACGCCCGGGACGAACTGGGCATCTCCGAAATGACCACCGCGCGCCCGGTCCAGGCCGCACTGGCCTCTGCGGGCACCTTCGCGGTCGGGGCGGCCATGCCCCTGCTGATTTCGGTGCTGGTGCCGCTCAAGGCGATTATCCCAGCGATCTCTTTGACCTCGCTGGTATTTCTGGCCTTGCTGGGGGGAGTCTCTGCCCATGCAGGCGGGGCCGACCGGGGCAAGGCCGCAATCCGGGTCTGCTTCTGGGGGGCCCTGGCAATGGCGTTGACCGCAGGGGTCGGGGCACTCTTCGGAGTTGCAGCATGACTCTTCGCCCCCAGTAATCCCCCCGGCTCTAAGCCTGGAGTACAGCGGTAGCGCAATCCCAAACTACAGGTGCTGCCCAGGGCTGAGGCAAGATCTGCAGACCATGTCTTTACCTGATCAAAAAATTATGCTACCCCCTTATCTGGTTTTTTTATAAGCACTGCCCTGTCGGCCGCTTAAGGGTTTGAGGCAGGCGAAGAATCGACCCTGTGGGTCTGATCTCGGAGAGAATATGCGCCCCTCAAAACGACTGATGCCTTATCTGCTGGTCTTTTTCTACATTGTGCTGCAAAGCGCCAGCTGCATGGCCGCCGTTACGGCCGCACCCGGTCAATCCGCCGGGAAAACTTCGGCGCTGACCCTGGGGCAGGCGGCGGTTCTGGGAGTGGTTGAGGGGCTGACAGAATACCTGCCGGTGAGTTCGACCGGGCATCTGCTGCTTGCGGAGCGAGTGATGGGGATCGGCGAGAGCGTCGCCCTCACCCCCGAAGAGCGCAAACGCACCAAGGAGGCCTCGGATGCCTACACCATCTGCATTCAGGCAGGCGCGATCCTCGCGGTTTTCGGCCTCTACTTCCGCCGGGTCAGGCAGATGCTGCAAGGCCT
Above is a genomic segment from Geopsychrobacter electrodiphilus DSM 16401 containing:
- a CDS encoding DedA family protein: MELWIQQFGYLAVLVGTFLEGETILVLAGFAAHRGYLHLSGVIIAAFIGTLFGDQLFFYLGWKHSDYLLKRRPHWQPRLERAQRLIRNYQISIMLGFRFLYGLRTITPFALGMSKVPLRLFIPFNVIGALVWAVFFGSAGYLFGRTLEIFLGDVKRYERWAFAALIAISLTGWVIYLVRRKRHSDQNPVPKA
- the pgl gene encoding 6-phosphogluconolactonase encodes the protein MIQIFDDKEQLSQAAAKLFAEEACKAVAARGRFCVALAGGSTPRQTYHQLALAPLCEQIPWSQVHIFWGDERCVPGDDPRSNARMAHEALLDRVPIPAAQIHAMTCTRNPEASARRYQALLQKFFEPDAPRFDLILLGLGEDGHTASLIPGTAAPQERVRLVTPVQKPGEDFSRLSLTAPLINQARMVAFLVSGPAKAKILRQVQAGPRDQFPAQLIAPLNGDLCWLVDKAATEQAS
- the gndA gene encoding NADP-dependent phosphogluconate dehydrogenase, which gives rise to MTTKIAEIGMIGLGVMGRNLLLNMADHGFVVAGYDRDADKVAALATEGSGKKVAAEQNISAFLNCLKLPRAIMLLVPAGAPVDAVIAELLPQLDTGDLIIDGGNSHFIDTARRTQELAAQGFEFLGVGVSGGEEGARRGPSMMPGGSKKAYARVQRLFETVAAKVADEPCVTWLGPGAAGHYVKMVHNGIEYGLMQLIAESYDLMKRGLGLNNAQLHEIYRKWNQGILSGFLLEITADIFAQPDERTGRDRIDLILDAARQKGTGMWTSQEAMQLQVPIPVIDMAVMMRDLSGDKAERDLLASALDSSSRPAPEGAEGDQQDLIDALENALFAAMLLTYVQGMALLHKASTEHGYDLQLAEVAKIWRGGCIIRAALLDDLWSAYSKQPQLAHLLLDRRLTQKVLDRQQDLRRVVSSATEQGIPVPALMTSLAYFDAYRSARLPANLIQAQRDYFGAHTYERIDATGTFHSEWQRS
- the zwf gene encoding glucose-6-phosphate dehydrogenase, giving the protein MERNNQPQPTVFVIFGASGDLAWRKLIPALYNLYLDDELPKRLAILGIGRKAISDEEFRAHLRDGVDQFSRRGKTEKKSWDEFAAHLNYLAGDLAEKQTGTALAEQLRQFDQTWGLEANRIFYLAIPPALAETVAGQLARLELCKDCRRDRLVVEKPFGHDLASARALDLTLTGMFSENQIYRIDHYLGKETVQNLLAFRFANALFEPIWDRRYIDHVQITVAETVGVGSRGGYYEHAGALRDMVQNHLLQILCLIAMESPVSFDADEIRNKKVDVLRAIHPIKPDKVHQYAVRGQYGKGQIGTQKTPGYRQEEGVAPDSSTETFAALRLFIDNWRWQGVPFYLRTGKCLADKVSQVSILFRPVPHQSFPASAVENWQPNRLVIRIQPEEGITLRIQAKQPGTRMVLAPVDMQFCYSDAFNTTAPEAYETLLLDVMRGDATLFMRADQVEKAWEVIAPVLESWTSVPAGDFPDYRPGSWGPEAAAALLTQDGRNWFEPVASSAKCGEQEDKE
- a CDS encoding patatin-like phospholipase family protein translates to MANLKNDLALVLSGGGARAAYQVGFLRCLARHYPELQIPILTGVSAGAINAAFLANHSGSFAEAVADLARLWSGLEVEQVFRTDSWSLAKIVSRWGINLLFGGLGISPSVRGLVDTSPLLKLLLEQLAPHDGLLTGVRANLRRGSLKALAITGTNYGTGQAVTWVQGRGMRMWERPHRRSVSTEVTVEHIMASAALPLFFPAVQVGDNWFGDGGIRQSAPLSPALHLGAGKILVISTRYERSMAEANVSMVHGYPPPAQILGTMMNSVFLDVLDQDARSLEMVNFLLSKIPQGLDPGPSPVELFMLRPSCDIGELSGQFEAHLSGLFRHLMRGIGTHRTLSPDWLSMIMFEPGYLKRLLEIGESDAEARLAEIVAVLGPVTAAG
- a CDS encoding phospholipase D-like domain-containing protein, with translation MTWFLSHIVLLLGFCLALVVIARMIRQRRSPAGSLAWLLIMVLVPYFGIPLYLMLGGRKTRRLADSKTDLALQDQQSPPPQEIPEIDRLLRSYGIPGASAGNRVQLCLSGEEGYTALTELIDQARESLWVSTFILSPDVVGRDIIERLACRAAAGIKVKVLLDGVGSLHTGKHALAPLRRAGGEVAFFMPVLHRPFRGRTNLRNHRKAVIADDLRVWAGGTNIAAEYIGPIPVPERWCDLSFLLEGPATRHYLSVFDSDWQFATGREHTPPQKCPRSSTPAGNAILQVVPSGPDVNGDPLYAALISAVFQARERLWIVTPYFIPDETLAEALNLAAHRGVDVQVLVPAKSNHRLADMARGPYLRDLQAAGGQIQLYQPGMLHAKALLADNHLAILGSANFDMRSLFLNYETGLLIYSPSEIKQVHAWIETILHDCRSGIGTVGVLRDLSEGVARMLAPML
- a CDS encoding VIT1/CCC1 transporter family protein, giving the protein MRHLENHRTQRIGWLRAAVMGANDGIVSTASLMVGVAAAQSTRSSILVAGVAGLVAGAMSMAAGEYVSVSSQSDTEQADLTKERQELLTDPVHELAELTAIYVDRGLDEDLAGQVAIQLTNHNALEAHARDELGISEMTTARPVQAALASAGTFAVGAAMPLLISVLVPLKAIIPAISLTSLVFLALLGGVSAHAGGADRGKAAIRVCFWGALAMALTAGVGALFGVAA
- a CDS encoding RpiB/LacA/LacB family sugar-phosphate isomerase; translation: MHLGIAADHGGFELKHRLIDELQNQGHTLIDFGAANLDPTDDYPDFVIPLARAVAAGTIERGIAICGSGVGASVVANKVDGVRAALVHDSFSAHQGVEDDALNLMCLGARVIGPSLAIELAGIFLQARFSKAERHQRRLSKVARLEEDN
- a CDS encoding AcvB/VirJ family lysyl-phosphatidylglycerol hydrolase, which translates into the protein MLKTACHKNRLTGAMLIACLFLGACSAWGSESTLKYGRFGKLTLYQTSAQPNHVVLFVSGDGGWNLGVIDMARSLAGLDALVVGIDITHYLRQLRRSSENCSYPAADFENLSKFIQMKLGFEHYQTPVLVGYSSGATLVYALLAQAPPNTFRGAISLGFCPDLPLNKPFCAGHSLTSKPDPANHGYDFLPTSELKNPWIVFQGTIDQVCNAGAVETFVKGVNNAETILLPRVGHGFSVQKNWLPQFRAAFTRLIASDKSGKATDQPASVVTDLPLIELPANGPASNLLAIILSGDGGWASIDRDIGTTLAARGIPVVGLNTLRYFWTPSSPEQSARDLERILRHYMSAWKRERVVLIGFSLGADVLPFMASRLPDKLQSRIATVALLNPGKTASFEFHLSDWMGGGGPPGRPIAPELARLQGLNVLCVYGRNEKDSLCRDLKPDRLTKSVGLDGGHHFDGDYKKLVELILAEVDTK
- a CDS encoding HAD family hydrolase, with product MSKVSSITTLFLDIGGVLLNNGWDRQMRRLAAQHFDLDYEELNERHHLIFDSYEKGQLSLEAYLERIVFYRQRSFSPEEFRAFMYAQSQACPEMIELIRRLKARYQLKIVAVSNEGRELNAHRIENFGLTAVIDFFVSSCYVHLRKPDPEIFRMAIDMAQVNPGQVIYIDDREMFIDVAQSLEIRGILHRDVKTTGAELARLGLTLN